From a single Micromonospora pallida genomic region:
- a CDS encoding DUF3566 domain-containing protein: protein MTETQAKSGNTGPSAKPADEDAAKGGASAASRAAVGRATVPADAPAPKFTRAPGMAPPPEKPAEGAEKGDKTEAINVDTATSAGMTPVSAAARPGATQPIPTKAAQPTATTGTQPRVGVGTPPDAARPGVARPNGGGLPPGIGGAAAVGAARVNEAVRAARSSVSSAASRGPRRARLNLKRIDPWSVMKFAFAVSVVLFIVVVVATSVLYLALDAMGVFQSVNESLTDLVSAGGGQGADGFQITAKGVILSSALLGLVNVVLFTALATLGAFVYNVCADLVGGVELTLAERD from the coding sequence ATGACGGAGACACAGGCGAAGTCGGGGAACACGGGGCCCTCGGCCAAGCCGGCCGACGAGGACGCGGCGAAGGGCGGTGCGTCTGCTGCCAGCCGCGCCGCCGTGGGCCGGGCCACGGTCCCCGCTGACGCGCCTGCCCCGAAGTTCACCCGGGCTCCCGGGATGGCACCGCCGCCTGAGAAGCCCGCCGAGGGTGCGGAGAAGGGCGACAAGACCGAGGCGATCAACGTCGACACGGCGACATCCGCCGGGATGACACCGGTCTCCGCCGCCGCCCGTCCGGGCGCGACACAGCCGATCCCGACGAAGGCGGCCCAGCCGACCGCGACCACGGGTACCCAGCCCCGGGTCGGGGTCGGCACCCCGCCGGACGCCGCGCGGCCGGGCGTCGCCCGGCCCAACGGGGGCGGTCTGCCGCCGGGGATCGGCGGTGCTGCGGCGGTCGGGGCCGCGCGGGTCAACGAGGCGGTACGCGCGGCGCGCAGCTCGGTCAGCTCCGCGGCCTCACGCGGTCCCCGCCGGGCCCGGCTGAACCTGAAGCGGATCGACCCGTGGTCGGTGATGAAGTTCGCCTTCGCGGTCTCCGTGGTGCTCTTCATCGTCGTGGTGGTCGCCACGTCGGTGCTCTACCTGGCCCTCGACGCGATGGGTGTATTCCAGAGCGTCAACGAGAGCCTCACCGACCTGGTCAGTGCCGGTGGTGGGCAGGGCGCGGACGGCTTCCAGATCACCGCCAAGGGCGTGATCCTCAGCTCGGCGCTGCTCGGGTTGGTCAACGTCGTCCTGTTCACGGCGCTCGCCACGCTCGGAGCGTTCGTCTACAACGTCTGCGCCGACCTGGTCGGCGGGGTCGAGCTGACCCTCGCCGAGCGGGACTGA
- a CDS encoding DLW-39 family protein, whose product MVKKLLLLVGVVGVAVLVAQRIKASNDERALWHEATTAPDLR is encoded by the coding sequence ATGGTGAAGAAGCTTCTGTTGCTGGTCGGCGTGGTTGGTGTGGCGGTGCTTGTTGCCCAGCGGATCAAGGCGTCGAACGACGAGCGCGCCCTGTGGCACGAGGCGACCACCGCTCCCGACCTTCGGTAG
- a CDS encoding HIT family protein has protein sequence MTIKRGCFPCESTARFDELPPRERIAGDEHWRVAHAVGTGLPGWLVLVPRRHVLSIADLTDAEAAGLGYWQVRLSRALHAVTGCEKTYVVQFAEAEGFGHVHFHVIPRAADLPADRRGPNVFGFLGKPDGQGVNVDDMDNVASALARWLARAADISQGHHGPSIGQ, from the coding sequence GTGACAATCAAGCGAGGTTGCTTTCCCTGTGAGAGCACCGCCCGGTTTGACGAGCTGCCACCGCGCGAGCGGATTGCAGGAGATGAGCACTGGCGCGTGGCGCATGCCGTAGGCACCGGGCTGCCAGGCTGGCTCGTACTCGTTCCGCGCCGTCACGTGCTCAGCATCGCTGACCTGACCGATGCGGAGGCCGCCGGGTTGGGCTACTGGCAGGTGCGCCTGTCGCGAGCACTGCATGCCGTGACTGGCTGCGAGAAGACGTACGTCGTGCAGTTCGCGGAGGCGGAGGGCTTCGGCCACGTTCACTTTCACGTGATCCCACGGGCGGCTGATCTGCCCGCTGACCGCCGGGGGCCGAACGTGTTCGGCTTCCTGGGAAAGCCGGACGGCCAGGGGGTGAACGTTGACGATATGGACAACGTAGCGAGCGCCCTCGCACGGTGGCTGGCTCGCGCAGCCGACATCAGTCAGGGCCATCATGGGCCCTCCATAGGCCAGTAA